Part of the Arthrobacter sp. MMS18-M83 genome is shown below.
GTGGGCGATCGCCATGGCCATATCGCCCATCGCGTTGTACCGTCCCAGGTAATTCAGGTGCTCAAGGTCCCGCCGATGCTCTTCTTCGGCAGCAACCTGCTCCGTGATGTCCTGGAGCAGCAGCATGGCACCAGTGAGATCCTTTTCAAGTGCTAGATACTGGCAGCTGACGCCGAACCATTTGTTGGCGCCGTCGGGATGCGCAACTTCGACGCGCAGACTCGAGGAGGAGCCGTCAGCGGGATCCCTGGCCAGAGCCTTCTCCAGGGCAGGCCTGGAGGAGACGGCGCAGAGCTCAACGAAGTTCTCCCCCAGCAGTTCGTCCACTGCGTGCCCCAGCTGGCCCGCTGCCGCTCCACTGGCGAAAGTGATCCGGCCATCCCGGTCCAGCACGAGGATACCCTCAGCCATGCGCCGCAGGAATGCCTGCAAACGCCCCTCTGTCCTCTGTAGGTCCGATTTCAGGGACTCTTCCTTTTCGATGTCCCGGAACTGAACCATGATGGCCTCGCCGGCTGTCAATTCGACCCGGACTGCAATGGCCTCCGTCAGGAATTCCCGCCCCGTCTTGGACCGGTACATCCACTCGGTTCTGCTGATTCCGTGGTCGGCCGCATCCTGAAGCCATCGCACACCCACCGAGCGGCGGAATCGGGAATCCGCGCTGCTCATGTCCGGCGCCTTGAGTGGTTTCAATTCCTCCAAGGTGAAGCCCAGCATGTCGCAGGCAGCCCGGTTGGCCCAGAGGATGTCCTTGGTGACGGCGTCATGGATCAGGATGCAGTAACTCAGCGACTGGACAAGGCGTTCATAATCCTCGGTGGCGGGGCCCGGCCCGGGGACGAACCCGGCTGCGCGGACAGAGAAGGGCCCGCGTCTTCAGGCTCGGCAGTCCGGCCCTGGGGTTCGCCTGGCAAGGAAATAGGCACACACGATTTTAGCGCGCGGACGCCATTTCCCGCATAGGTATTTCCCTTAGTCTTCCCTGGCATTTCCTCGGTCCACGGGTACGAATCACCGATTGAAGGCAACCGCCCCCACAAATAGCTTTAATCCCAGAAACAATTTGTCAGCAGTATCGATTGGAGAAATTCGATGACCGACGTCTTGGCTAGGGCTCCGCAATCCACGCTCGACAACGTGCTCAAGCTTATTGCCCAGCGCCGGGAAGAATTCGGAGAAAATAGATTTGTCCCCCGGGACATCATCTCGGAATTCAAGAAGTTGGGCATCTACCGGGCCGCAACTCCCCAACGCTTCGGCGGCGACGCCCTCCCGCCGAGCCAGTTCCTTCGGATCATCGAGCAAATCTCGGCCGTGGATGCCTCAGCAGGCTGGGTGGCCAGCTTCGGCTCCTCCGTCTACCTGGCTGCCCTCCCCCTGGACACCCAGGCCGAGCTGTACGCCGACGGTCCCGATGTAGCGTTTGCCGGGGGCTTGTTTCCTGTCCAGAAAGCCGAACGCGTCGACGGTGGCTGGAATGTAGCGGGTGAATGGAAGTTCTCCAGTGGCTGCAAAGGCGCCGACATCCTCGGTGTTGGACTCGTGGGCAACGAGCACACTGACGGCAAGCCGCTGACTGCGCTGTTGCGTCCCGAGCAAGTCGAGATCGTTGAGAACTGGGATGTCATCGGCCTGAATGGCACTGGCAGCCATGACCTGCGGGTCCACGGCCAGGTGGTGAGGGACGAATGGACCTTTGTCCGTGGCGGCGAGCCCACCGTAGACGAGCCGTTGTACCGCTACCCGGCGATTGCCTATGCGGCCCAGGTACTCGCCGTCGTCAATCTCGGCGCAGGCCGCGCAGCCCTGAACTACGCAATCAGCACCGGGAGCGGGCGCACCGGCATTACCGGTGCCCCCAAGCTTGCCGACAGGGCCTACTACCGCATGGACGTTGCCAAGGCCGAAGCCGAGCTTCGCTCTGCCCGCGCGTTCTTCTACGAGATTTCGGACGAGGTGTACGCCACGGTCGAGGCCGGCGACCCGGCGACAGACAAGCAAAAAGCGCTATTGCGCCTGGCGTCCACCCACGTGGCCCGGGTCGGTGCCAAGGCGGTGCACACTGCGTACACGCTCTCGGGAACGGCGGCCATCTACGACACCAACCCAATGCAGCGCTACCTGCGCGACGCCTCGGTGGTCACCCAGCATGCGTTCCTCGGAGACGGGATCTACGACGGCGCCGGCGCCGTCCTGATGGACGTCCCCCCGTCAATTCCCGCCTTCATCTGACACAGGACTCAAGGAGCTGATATGAGCCAAACCGCCACCACGCCGCCACTGCGCGTACTGTTCTGCATCGGTATCAACCAGAACTTCTTCGATCTGCCCAAGAGCGAAATCGGCATTGTCTGGACTGCCTTCTCAGGGATGATGGCCGACATGGCGCGTATGCCCGGCGTCGACGTCATCGGCAACATGGATGACGATTCCCACTTGGTGGGACCGTCGGACAGCTGGCCCTGGACGTGCTACGTCCTGGCCGACGTCGATACCCAGGAGACTGTCAAGGCTGCGTGCAACCTCTTCCGCACGACGATGGTTGGCGAGTACGCCCTCTGGCGGTACGCCAAGATCGAGGCGCGCATCGGCCGGGCCCTGACCATCCGCGACGACGTCGAAACGGCTGGCTAGCCACATGGAACACGACACCGCAGCTACCTTGGCCGAACGCTTGACCGTGCTGGAGCTCCGGGAAGCGGCACGGGCCACGCTCTCCCGCTACATGGACTTGTGCGACGTCCCGCGGGAATTTTTCCTGTGGGAGGACATGGCTTCGCTGTTTACCGAGCATGCGGTCTGGGAAGGCGTCGGCTCCGAGTACACGGGGAAGTTCGGACGTCTGGAGGGCCGTCCCGCGATCCTCGCGATGCTCGCTGACTTTCTTCCGCCGTCGTCGCACTTCAAGCGCAATGTCCATTTGCTCGGCAACGGCCGCGTCGTTGCCGCCGGCGGCACCGCCAGCGGTGAGTGGATCATGCAGCAGCTTTCGGAGTACGACGGCGGCGGGACGGAACTGATCTCGGCCCGCCTCACGGTCGACTTCGAACTCAGCGACGGAATGGTACGGATACGCCATTTCCGCACCGAAAAGCTGTTTACCGCCGCTCTCGTCAACCCCGTCCATGCATAGCACCGAGAAAGAAACCAAGGAGCACCCCATGACTTCACCAACATCCGAAAGGGCCGGCGGATTCGCGGGCCTTGCCGAGGGCGACCGTGTCGCCGCGCAGCTCTACACCGATCCGGAGATCTTCGACTGGGAGATGGAAAAGATCTTCTACAGCACCTGGGTCTGGGTAGCCCACGAAAGTGAGATCCCGGAGGCCGGCAGCTTCAAGATGTCGCACATCGGCCTTCAGCCGGTCATCGTCAACCGTGACCGCAAGGGCAACTTCAACGTGCTGCTTAACCGCTGCCGCCACCGCGGCGCGAGTGTCTGCGAGGTACCGAAGGGCAAGGCAAACGGCTTCACCTGCCCCTATCACTCGTGGTCCTACTCGTTGGAGGGCAGCCTTCGCGGCATCCCTTACCCGGACGGTTACGAGGGCGTCACCGAGAAGCGCGACCTGCCCCTGCAGCGCCTGCGCGTGGAGAGCTATAACGGTCTCATTTTCGCCAGTTTCAAGCCCGACATCGAGCCGCTTGAGGACTTCCTTGGCGATGCGAAAATCTGGATCGACCGCTTCATGAAGCAGGGCGCAGGCTTCCCCGTCAAGGTCCAGGGCGAGCACAAATTCCGTTTCAACGGCAACTGGAAGATCCAGCTCGAAAACACTACCGACGGCTACCACTTCCCCATCGTCCACCGCTCCTGGATGGCCTCCGTGGACGCCGAGACGGCGGACATGCTGTCCTTCATGACGGACGAAGCGGCTGTCACCCACGCCTTGGGCAACGGGCACAGCGTCGCCATCATGGTCCCTGAACACGTGGACCTCGAGGATGACGACGGCACAGAGGAATTGCAGGAACGCTTCCGCCACATCATCGACGAGCTCTCCGAGACCATGCCGACGGACCAGGTCCGCCGTATTGTCCGGTCCATGCACGGCGCTGGCTACAACCTGAACCTGTTTCCCAACCTCTCGCTCTCCATGTCCTTCTTCCGGGTCCTGCGCCCGATCTCCGTCAACGAAACGGAAATCCAGCACATGGCGCTCGGTCTCGAGGGCGGCCCGGAGAGCGTGAACCGCGAGCGCCTGCGGATCCACGAGCACTTCCAGGGGCCGTTCGGCTTCGGCACATCGGATGACTCCGAGGCTTGGGACCGGGTGCAGCGCGGCGCCGTGGCGAACCCCGACATGCCGATCCTGGTCAACCGTGGCTTGGGACGTGAGGTGACCGTGGATGAAGGCTGGAAGACCTCGCACGTGACCGACGAAACCGGCATGCGCGAATCCTACGCAATGTGGAAAAGGATGATGAGCGATGAAAACTGACACCGTTGAAGAAGTGGCCGCGATCGACAACCGCCCGGCGCCCCAGCGCTACGAGTTGGGTCTCGGTCGGCTCGCCGATCCCCTCGTGGGCCGTGCCATCGAGCTGATCTGGCGCGAGGCCCAACTGCTGGACGCCAAGGACTACGAATCCTGGCAGACGCTCTACACGGAGGACGCCAAGTACGTCATCCCCGTCGACCCTGAGACTGAGGACTTCGAATCGTCACTGAACATGGTGTACGACGACGCGCGGATGCGCCACATGCGCGTCACCCGCCTCGTGCAGGGGTACTCGATGTCCGCCGTCGCTGCCGCCCGCACCTCACGAACAATCTCCCGCTTCACCGTGGAAGAGATCACCGAGGACACCGTCACCCTGCGCTCTGCGCAGGTTCTGGTGGGCTTCAAACGCGACAAGTTCCAGATGCTCGGGGCCGACCTCACACACCGCATCCGCTTCACCGGCGACGATGCCCGGATTGAGCTCAAACTCATCCGACTGGTCAACTCCGACTCCGCCGTCAACGCCTCCGGCTTCCTCCTCTAGGACCACCATGAACGCAGGATCCACAGTGAACCATGTCGCACTCATTACCGGCGCCGCTCGCGGTCTCGGTGAAGTCATCGCCCGCAAGCTGCACAAGGAAGGCTTCAGAGTGGCCATCACCGGTACCAGCGCTGCCTCCGTGCAACCCATCGCGGACAGCCTGGACCCCTCCGGGGAAACCGTTTGGGCCGGCGCCCTGGATGTCCGCAGGAAAGCCGACTTCGAGGCCGTTCGGGACGTCTTGGCCGGCAAGTGGGGTGGGACGGATGTGCTGGTGAACAATGCCGGACGTTCCCAAGTCGCGCCTTTGCTGGAGATCACTCCGGAGGAGTTCTCCGCGAATGTTGAGATCAACCTCAACGGCACTTTCCTGGGCTGCCAGGTGTTCGGTCCGCATTTCCGGGACCGCGGATACGGCCGGATCATCAACATCCACTCTCTGGCAGGCCACAATGGCGGCACGGCCACGGGAGCTCACTATGCGGCCTCCAAAGGCGGTGTCTCCACCCTGACCAAAGTGTTCGCCCGTGAGTTCGCATCCTCGGGCGTCACCGTCAACGCTGTGTCCCCCGGGCCGCTAGACCTCCCGGTGGTCTACGAAACCGTCGATCCGGACAAGTTGGACACCATCAAGGCCAACATTCCGGTAGGCCGCTTCGGAGATGCCGAGTTCATCGCAGACACCGTGGCCCTCTTGGCCTCCCCCGGCGCATCCTCCGTCACGGGAGCCTGCTGGGACATCAACGGCGGCCTCTACATGCGCTAGCACCGGCTGGCCCATTTACAAGCTGACAGAAGAAAGGAGCGTTGCCCCATGGGCATGTTCAAGGTACGCGTAGCTGAAGTACTGGAGGAGACAAGCAACATCAAGTCCTTCCGCCTCCAACGTGCGGACGGGGCACCGTTCGACCCCTATCCAGCGGGCGCCCATATCGACGTCGTCGGCCCGACCGCCGTCGTAAGGCAGTACTCGCTGTGCAGTCCACCGGACGATCTTGACGACTACGTGGTGGCAGTCAAGCTGGAACCGGAGTCACGCGGTGGTTCACTGGCCCTCCACGACCACGTCGAGGTCGGTCACGAGCTGGAGATCAGCGCACCGCGCAACCTCCTCTCCGTCGCCGAGGACGCCGACCGGCACATCCTGGTGGCGGCCGGCATCGGCGTCACCCCGATGATCAGCATCGCCTACCACCTGCACCGGAGAGGAGAAGAGTTCGATCTGCACTACTTTGCGCGGTCCCGCGAAGAAGCCGCATTCTGCGAACTGCTTGAGAAGCGAAGCGGTTTCGGCGAGCGCGTACATTTCCACTTCGGGCTGCAGCGTGACCAGCAGCCGGCCGTGCTGGACGGCGCATTCGCGAGCCTCAGCGCCGCCTCGCACGTGTATACCTGTGGGCCCCAGGGCTTCATGGAGCGTGTACGGGACAACGCCACTGCGGTGATTCCCGAGGACAATGTGCACATCGAGCACTTCCAGGCCGGCGAGCCCGTGGACACCGACGGCGACACCCCCTTTGAGGTGGAACTCGACGACGAGGTCTACGAGGTCCCCGTTGGCCAGTCCATCGTCCAGGTCCTCGCCGACAACGGCGTCGAAGTGGACACATCCTGCCAGGAAGGGATCTGCGGGACATGCATCATGGGGGTACTCAAGGGCGAACCGGACCACCGGGACCAGTGCATGTCCAACAGCGAAAAGAAGGCCAACGATCAGATCGCGGCCTGCGTTTCCCGGTCAAAATCCTCCAGGCTGGTTCTGGAGCTGTTCTGACAGCCGCTTGCCTTACACACTGAAGAAGCGGAGGCAACGACCGGTCCGGTCCCGAGCTCTCCGGCCGTGAACATTCCGGTTCGAATTCAAGATTGAAGAAGAGGTCGACTAAGAACCATGGCTCGATTGACAAATCTGCGCATCAACAGGCTAACTCGGCCTTTGGCCATTGATACGGACACTCCGCGTTTCGGCTGGGCACTCGAATCTGAGGATTTCAATCATTGCCAGGAATACTTCCAAATAGAAGTAACCACCGCGGCCGGAGATCCCGTATGGGACTCCGGCCGCGTCAGTTCCGCTTGCTCCCAGGAGATTGCTTTCGGCAATTGCGGCAAAGTGCACTGTCAGCTGGCCCCCGAAGGCAAATACACGTGGACTGTAACGGTCTGGGATAACAAAGGCCGTGAACTGTCCGCGGTGTCCACGTTCGAGACAGCGATGTTCGCTAAGAACATGTACGCCTGGGACGGGGCACAATGGATCGGCGCAAGCCGCCCCCACCTTGATTCGCACAGCCTGGTTGTGTATCGGGTCAGGTGTCTGTTCAGAATCCCGCAGGGCAGCACGACGGCCTCATTCATTCTGGGGGCCAATGACTTCCGGCTTCGCCACGAAATGTTGAACGAGTATCGCCTAGCAGGCGAGAACCATGTTCGTTTTTCAGTGGACGTCCGAGATCCATCAAATCCGGCATTCCGCATATTTCGGTTAGGATATGCAATCGGCGACCGGCCAGACCTACCGCTGATCGATATAAACGCAGGTGCTTGCGCCACAAACCTGCCCGAACTCTTGCCGGCGCCACAGGCCCATCAGGAGAACGAGATTGAACTCATCTGCGAGTCGTCCACATTCAAGGTGCGAATCAACGGAAAGTACCTGTTGTGGAATGGGAGCGAAATTCTCCAAGTAAACCCTCGAGGCTTGGACGACGTCGCCGCCTATCCCGTCCTTGGCGAAGTCGGCTTTCAAGTTCTTCCCGCCGAGCAACTCGACATCAGGAACTATGAGATCAGGAACTACCGGGACCCCCAGGAAGCCCTGTTCGATTCCAGGGACTACAATGTCTTCGCCCAGGCCGGAGGAATCGGGATTGATGGCAATTGCCTGGCGGTGCACGGCGGCGAAGACGGACGGACCATCGTCCGTGATCCTAGTCGAGGCTCTTTGCCCGTTCTCCGCCGAAAGTTCCGGGCCCAGCGGGAAGTCACCGGGGCCAAGATCTACATCACTGCGCGCGGAATTTACGAGTTGCACGTCAATGGCGAGAAGATCGGCAGCGATTGGTTCAATCCCGGCAGCTCGGACTATCGGTACACCATTGAATACTCTGCCTATGACATCAGCGAACAAATTCGCACGGGAGACAACACCCTCACCGTCACTCTCGCCCCAGGGTGGTGGGCGGACATGATGAGTTTCATGAAAACCAACACCAACTTCTATGGGGACCGGCCCTCCCTCTTGTGCAAAATGGTTCTCGACTATTCCGACGGAAGCAGTCAAACACTTGTGTCCTCGCCGGGCAGTTGGGAAGTGCACACTGGCGGCCCCAGGAAGAACGGCAGCTTCTTCCAGGGTGAACGCTACGACGCTCGTGACGAATTGTCTCTCACTGACGAAAGCCGTTGGGGACCGGCCACAGTGGTTATGCCTTTGGAGCGAAATGCGCAGCCGCAGCTTGTTTCGAAACCCGATGAACCCGTGCGTGTATTTGAAGTGCTCGAATCGACCCTCATTGGCGAGGCCCGGCCCGGTTCGGACTCCTGGATATACGACATGGGCGTAAACATGGTTGGAGTACCCGAACTGACGTTTGACGGTCGCGAAGACCAAGAAATCGTCATTCGTACTGCTGAGGTCCTGTATCCTCCCCGGGAGGAGTATCTTGAACGGGATATCGATGGACTCCTGATGACAGAGAACCTACGCGAGGCCATGTCCACAGACGTCTACACCTGCCGTGAAGGGCTACAGAAGTTCACCCCGCGCTTTACCTTCCATGGTTACCGATACATCCAGATTTCCGGGACCCACGGCCCGATCCCCGCAGCGAACGTCAAGGGCATCGTGCTCAGTTCCATCGCAGGGCTCACTGGAACAGTAAGCACTTCCAACCCCCTTTTGAACCAGCTCGCTGACAACATCCACCGCTCACAGATCGGAAACTTTCTTTCGATTCCAACTGATTGCCCTCAGAGAAATGAGCGCATGGGATGGCTCGAGTCTGTCACCGAGTTTGCCCGGACTTCCTGCTTCAGCAGCGATGTCCAGAAATTCTACGAACACTATCTGCGCATTGTCCGGGACTCACAGGTTACCGAGGAGATCCTCTCTTCAAAGACCGATGCCATAGGTTTCTATGGACCTGGATCCCGGCTGTTCAAGGGAGACGTTGTCACCGGAATGTACCCCAGCTACGCTCCGGCCTACGACGCCTATCGGTCGTGGGGAACGCCTTGGAGTTCCGCCGGTGTCCTTCTGCCCTTCGAGGTTTATTCCCACTACGGCACGACGTCAGTCATCGAGCAGTCGTTTGAATCAATGCTGACTTATCTGGAGGCTATGGAGGGCCTCAGGATGCGCGGTGCAAAATCCATTTCCATCGACGGAGGGGTGTGCGGGGACTGGCTGTCGCTGGACAAGCCGCCGCACAGCTACACTGATGCCAGCATTTACGTCTACATGCTCGGCTGCTTCGCAAAGATGGCCGCGGCTATTGGTGAGGACGAAGTTGCCAGCATCTACCAGTCTCGCCACGCTGTAGCCAAGGAAGAGTGGAACGAGTTGTACATAGACCCGGGAACGGGCAGTTTCCGGGATGATTTGACGCTCGTAAACGTCTCACAATCGTCGTGCTCGCTGGCACTACACTTCGACCTTCCTCTGGAAAAGTACAGCGCTTCCATTTTCGAAGCTCTCTGCGAAAAGGTCGCGGAAGGCTATGCGGGACGGCCGTACTGCATCACGACAGGACTCTTCACGACGCCGATGATAAGTCTCGTGCTCTCGGACCATGGTCGGTCAGATCTGGCCTACAGGATGATTGAGAACACGGCCTTCCCGTCATGGCTTTATCCCGTCACGCAAGGAGCCACATCCAGTTGGGAGCGATGGGATTCGTACACTGCAGAAGATGGTTTCGGCGGGAACAATGCCATGAATTCGTTTAATCACTTCTCGCTTGGCGCAGTAGGAGCCTGGCTTTTCAACCGCGTTGCGGGAATCGACCGCGATGCGGGGTCGGCCGGAATGCAGCACTTCGTCCTGCACCCGGTGCCGGGGGGTTCGTTGACCCATGCCTCAGCCGCCGTGATGACCGACTACGGCCGCATTCAGGTCCAATGGACAAGGGATGACGAAGGCCGCGCGTGGCATTGCCGCTTACGGATTCCGGCCAACATGTCTGCGAGGATCGAACTTCCCTGGGCACCGCACAGTGCGCATACTTCCGTGCCGGCCGACGTCAGTGTGGTGGACGATAAGAACCGCCAATTTCAGGTTCCCTCGGGCAGTTGGCACTTGAGCGTTGATCAAGAACTCTTGGTCATCGAGAAAAGCCCCGAGAAATTCACTGCGTGAGTTGAGTCAGGTGCCTGGCATCTCCCAACGCAGTAGCTGGAGGTGCTGCTGCCTCAGGCCACAGTGATGTCGTTTTGCAGGATGTCCCGCACCAGGGTGGCGATGCTGTCTGCCCCAGTCTTCGCCTTAATCCTGGTGCGGTGGACGTCGATGGTTTTCACACTTGTCCCCAGCTTCCTGGCAATGTTCTGGCTCGGCAGGCCGTCGATGACCAGCGCCAGGATCTCGCGTTCGCGCGGTGTCAGGCCAGCGATCCGCTGTTCGATTTCCCGCCGTCCGCGGCTGGATTCGAAGCGTGTCCGGGCGAGCTCGAGTGTTTCCTGCACCACATCGAGCATCTGCTGGGGATCGTATGGTTTCTCCAGGAAATTGACGGCCCCCTGGCGCAGCGCCTTCACTGACATGCGGATGTCTCCGTGAGCGGACACAAAAATGATGGGGATGGGCGAAGCGATCTGGTTCAAGGTCTCTTGCAATTGAAACCCGCCGGTCCTGGGCATCCGGACATCCAGGA
Proteins encoded:
- a CDS encoding two-component system sensor histidine kinase NtrB, translating into MSYCILIHDAVTKDILWANRAACDMLGFTLEELKPLKAPDMSSADSRFRRSVGVRWLQDAADHGISRTEWMYRSKTGREFLTEAIAVRVELTAGEAIMVQFRDIEKEESLKSDLQRTEGRLQAFLRRMAEGILVLDRDGRITFASGAAAGQLGHAVDELLGENFVELCAVSSRPALEKALARDPADGSSSSLRVEVAHPDGANKWFGVSCQYLALEKDLTGAMLLLQDITEQVAAEEEHRRDLEHLNYLGRYNAMGDMAMAIAHELGQPLAAATNFVEGVSRRVRDPESSINDLIYGLDNARLQIDRANQIVKSLRDFVVQLEHSEQVVDLNEIVRDCLYFIRLRADQHETELQLVMSENPIWIRCEKVLTGQVILNLCHNAIDEMSGWPQRERHVVITTYATENAGVFRVADRGKGLSHIPDGRIFDGAFTSKSTGSGIGLALSHRIITRQHGRIYAVENESRGASFTFELPLAGDSNA
- a CDS encoding acyl-CoA dehydrogenase family protein, whose protein sequence is MTDVLARAPQSTLDNVLKLIAQRREEFGENRFVPRDIISEFKKLGIYRAATPQRFGGDALPPSQFLRIIEQISAVDASAGWVASFGSSVYLAALPLDTQAELYADGPDVAFAGGLFPVQKAERVDGGWNVAGEWKFSSGCKGADILGVGLVGNEHTDGKPLTALLRPEQVEIVENWDVIGLNGTGSHDLRVHGQVVRDEWTFVRGGEPTVDEPLYRYPAIAYAAQVLAVVNLGAGRAALNYAISTGSGRTGITGAPKLADRAYYRMDVAKAEAELRSARAFFYEISDEVYATVEAGDPATDKQKALLRLASTHVARVGAKAVHTAYTLSGTAAIYDTNPMQRYLRDASVVTQHAFLGDGIYDGAGAVLMDVPPSIPAFI
- a CDS encoding nuclear transport factor 2 family protein; amino-acid sequence: MEHDTAATLAERLTVLELREAARATLSRYMDLCDVPREFFLWEDMASLFTEHAVWEGVGSEYTGKFGRLEGRPAILAMLADFLPPSSHFKRNVHLLGNGRVVAAGGTASGEWIMQQLSEYDGGGTELISARLTVDFELSDGMVRIRHFRTEKLFTAALVNPVHA
- a CDS encoding aromatic ring-hydroxylating oxygenase subunit alpha; this translates as MTSPTSERAGGFAGLAEGDRVAAQLYTDPEIFDWEMEKIFYSTWVWVAHESEIPEAGSFKMSHIGLQPVIVNRDRKGNFNVLLNRCRHRGASVCEVPKGKANGFTCPYHSWSYSLEGSLRGIPYPDGYEGVTEKRDLPLQRLRVESYNGLIFASFKPDIEPLEDFLGDAKIWIDRFMKQGAGFPVKVQGEHKFRFNGNWKIQLENTTDGYHFPIVHRSWMASVDAETADMLSFMTDEAAVTHALGNGHSVAIMVPEHVDLEDDDGTEELQERFRHIIDELSETMPTDQVRRIVRSMHGAGYNLNLFPNLSLSMSFFRVLRPISVNETEIQHMALGLEGGPESVNRERLRIHEHFQGPFGFGTSDDSEAWDRVQRGAVANPDMPILVNRGLGREVTVDEGWKTSHVTDETGMRESYAMWKRMMSDEN
- a CDS encoding aromatic-ring-hydroxylating dioxygenase subunit beta; this translates as MKTDTVEEVAAIDNRPAPQRYELGLGRLADPLVGRAIELIWREAQLLDAKDYESWQTLYTEDAKYVIPVDPETEDFESSLNMVYDDARMRHMRVTRLVQGYSMSAVAAARTSRTISRFTVEEITEDTVTLRSAQVLVGFKRDKFQMLGADLTHRIRFTGDDARIELKLIRLVNSDSAVNASGFLL
- a CDS encoding SDR family NAD(P)-dependent oxidoreductase produces the protein MNAGSTVNHVALITGAARGLGEVIARKLHKEGFRVAITGTSAASVQPIADSLDPSGETVWAGALDVRRKADFEAVRDVLAGKWGGTDVLVNNAGRSQVAPLLEITPEEFSANVEINLNGTFLGCQVFGPHFRDRGYGRIINIHSLAGHNGGTATGAHYAASKGGVSTLTKVFAREFASSGVTVNAVSPGPLDLPVVYETVDPDKLDTIKANIPVGRFGDAEFIADTVALLASPGASSVTGACWDINGGLYMR
- a CDS encoding PDR/VanB family oxidoreductase; amino-acid sequence: MGMFKVRVAEVLEETSNIKSFRLQRADGAPFDPYPAGAHIDVVGPTAVVRQYSLCSPPDDLDDYVVAVKLEPESRGGSLALHDHVEVGHELEISAPRNLLSVAEDADRHILVAAGIGVTPMISIAYHLHRRGEEFDLHYFARSREEAAFCELLEKRSGFGERVHFHFGLQRDQQPAVLDGAFASLSAASHVYTCGPQGFMERVRDNATAVIPEDNVHIEHFQAGEPVDTDGDTPFEVELDDEVYEVPVGQSIVQVLADNGVEVDTSCQEGICGTCIMGVLKGEPDHRDQCMSNSEKKANDQIAACVSRSKSSRLVLELF
- a CDS encoding alpha-L-rhamnosidase; amino-acid sequence: MLNEYRLAGENHVRFSVDVRDPSNPAFRIFRLGYAIGDRPDLPLIDINAGACATNLPELLPAPQAHQENEIELICESSTFKVRINGKYLLWNGSEILQVNPRGLDDVAAYPVLGEVGFQVLPAEQLDIRNYEIRNYRDPQEALFDSRDYNVFAQAGGIGIDGNCLAVHGGEDGRTIVRDPSRGSLPVLRRKFRAQREVTGAKIYITARGIYELHVNGEKIGSDWFNPGSSDYRYTIEYSAYDISEQIRTGDNTLTVTLAPGWWADMMSFMKTNTNFYGDRPSLLCKMVLDYSDGSSQTLVSSPGSWEVHTGGPRKNGSFFQGERYDARDELSLTDESRWGPATVVMPLERNAQPQLVSKPDEPVRVFEVLESTLIGEARPGSDSWIYDMGVNMVGVPELTFDGREDQEIVIRTAEVLYPPREEYLERDIDGLLMTENLREAMSTDVYTCREGLQKFTPRFTFHGYRYIQISGTHGPIPAANVKGIVLSSIAGLTGTVSTSNPLLNQLADNIHRSQIGNFLSIPTDCPQRNERMGWLESVTEFARTSCFSSDVQKFYEHYLRIVRDSQVTEEILSSKTDAIGFYGPGSRLFKGDVVTGMYPSYAPAYDAYRSWGTPWSSAGVLLPFEVYSHYGTTSVIEQSFESMLTYLEAMEGLRMRGAKSISIDGGVCGDWLSLDKPPHSYTDASIYVYMLGCFAKMAAAIGEDEVASIYQSRHAVAKEEWNELYIDPGTGSFRDDLTLVNVSQSSCSLALHFDLPLEKYSASIFEALCEKVAEGYAGRPYCITTGLFTTPMISLVLSDHGRSDLAYRMIENTAFPSWLYPVTQGATSSWERWDSYTAEDGFGGNNAMNSFNHFSLGAVGAWLFNRVAGIDRDAGSAGMQHFVLHPVPGGSLTHASAAVMTDYGRIQVQWTRDDEGRAWHCRLRIPANMSARIELPWAPHSAHTSVPADVSVVDDKNRQFQVPSGSWHLSVDQELLVIEKSPEKFTA
- a CDS encoding response regulator transcription factor, giving the protein MDSPEALVYIVDDDQELCASLAWLLESVSIQSRSFYDVASFLAQYDPDIPSCLVLDVRMPRTGGFQLQETLNQIASPIPIIFVSAHGDIRMSVKALRQGAVNFLEKPYDPQQMLDVVQETLELARTRFESSRGRREIEQRIAGLTPREREILALVIDGLPSQNIARKLGTSVKTIDVHRTRIKAKTGADSIATLVRDILQNDITVA